DNA sequence from the Streptomyces sp. CA-210063 genome:
TGTCGAGGCCGCCCCCACGGACAGTCAGTTCCTCGGCCGCGCAAGAGAGTTGAAGGAACTGCGGGCCGACATCGGCCGGGCCGGTCTCAACACCCTCGCGGGCCGCAAGGCGCCCCACGCGCGCGTGCTGCTCATCGCCGGCCGGCCCGGCTTCGGCCGCACCGCGCTCGCCGAGGAACTCGTCCGGCAAGTTACCGACGGTTACCCCGATGGTGTGCTGCGGGCCCGGCTCACCGAGCCCGACGGCACCCGTGTTCCGGTCGAGAGCGCGGCGCGGGAACTGCTCGGGGAACTCGGACTGCCGACCCCCGCGGGCGCCGACGACGACGACCTCAGCGAGGCCCTGCGGGAGGCCCTGGCCGACCGCCGGGTGGTCCTGCTGCTGGACGACGCGGCCGACGCCGAGCAGGTCGACGCGCTGCTGCCGGACACACCCGACTCCCTGGTCGTGGCGGTCTCCGAGGGGCCGCTGACGGGCATCTCCGACGTTCGCCCCTGCACCCTGGGCGGACTGGACACCAAGTCCGCCGTGGAGCTGCTGGAACGCTTCACCGGCTCGGTGCGCATCACCGTGGACCCACGCTCCGCCGAGGGGCTCGCCGAGGTGTGCGGGGCCCAGCCCGCCGCGCTGCGGCTCGCCGGGGGCTGGCTGGCCGCCCGGCCCATGGCCGCCGTCTCCGACCTGGCCAAACAGCTGCGCGCCGAGGGCGACGACAGCTCGCCGCTCGCCAGGGTCTTCAAGCTGTCGTACGCCTCGCTGCCGACCGCCGCCGCGCGGATACTGCGTCTCCTCGCGCTCGCCCCGGCCGGCCTGGTCGACCCGCACATCGCCTCCGCTCTCGCCGGCTGCGCGGTCGGCGCGGCCCGCACCACGCTCGACGACTTCGTGGCCCTCGGTTTCCTGCATCCGGTCGACACCACGATGCCGCAGTACGAGGTCCCCGGCTGCCTCCAGCCGCTGCTGTGGGCCCTCGCCGAGAGCCAGGAGCGGCCGGGCGAGCTGCAACTGGCCCGCGCGCGGATGCTGGAGCGGTCGGTACGGCTGCTGCAGTCCTGCCGGGCCATCACCGAGACCGACAGCCCGCAGGCCCGCGAGAAGCTCCTCGGGATGCCCAAGGCGCTGCGGTTCCCGAGCCCCAGGGCCGCCGAGGAGTGGCTGCGCGTCCGCCGGCCCGCGCTGCTGGCCGCGGCCCGGCTCGCGGTCGCCGACGGGGAGCTGGACACCCTGGCCCGGCGCCTGATGTCCCAGCTGGTCCGGGCCATGGTGGCGCACTTCGGCACTCAGGCCGCGGCCCCCGACCTGTACGGCATCCACCGGCTCGTCCTCGGCATCGCCGAGCGCCGGGACCTTCCCCGCGAGCAGGCGGCGGCCCTGCTGAACCTCGGCGACCTGGACGCCCGTACCGGCCGTACGACGGCGGCGCTGGCCCGCTAT
Encoded proteins:
- a CDS encoding tetratricopeptide repeat protein — protein: MADQAVDTGDARVSGTGRPPAVEAAPTDSQFLGRARELKELRADIGRAGLNTLAGRKAPHARVLLIAGRPGFGRTALAEELVRQVTDGYPDGVLRARLTEPDGTRVPVESAARELLGELGLPTPAGADDDDLSEALREALADRRVVLLLDDAADAEQVDALLPDTPDSLVVAVSEGPLTGISDVRPCTLGGLDTKSAVELLERFTGSVRITVDPRSAEGLAEVCGAQPAALRLAGGWLAARPMAAVSDLAKQLRAEGDDSSPLARVFKLSYASLPTAAARILRLLALAPAGLVDPHIASALAGCAVGAARTTLDDFVALGFLHPVDTTMPQYEVPGCLQPLLWALAESQERPGELQLARARMLERSVRLLQSCRAITETDSPQAREKLLGMPKALRFPSPRAAEEWLRVRRPALLAAARLAVADGELDTLARRLMSQLVRAMVAHFGTQAAAPDLYGIHRLVLGIAERRDLPREQAAALLNLGDLDARTGRTTAALARYRAALDAGRRANDPYATGRAMESVGGAHQELEDYERAADWYGRALAQRLARDERADAARLYGRIATAHTYAGRYGEALRGWSSALTGHRRLGDVSGQARALSEMARVQEYAGRPEEALRTCQEAVEWARRADDTRLQAALQLRLADTLERLGDPAAAQLHRKAAERLLGDELPDRETSEIEPEHGANACEIRSASAKD